A section of the Elizabethkingia anophelis R26 genome encodes:
- a CDS encoding helix-turn-helix domain-containing protein: MDKLLQHRLFKHDLFSIDRFISRYGDLGVLHPDISVKVTFYDCIEKREISEEEFDTASDHQRYFINYNEVLPLFDIGLFQNMTAQIFADCSYDFRMQLKKYLLSIKDATTKKMNIYEVKRHLIDIGEILSALKALDSTNIIQKEAISLFLEQYQDEISYLDGMYMEYFEAHSGEAEMANNQVLKSILDRIIAQKIEGITLKVNSIDERISEEVLSIKEARKFLGLTETTFWRMRKGGVVKEYMIGSKTYFKKSELLDLLVPTN; encoded by the coding sequence ATGGATAAATTACTACAACACAGGCTATTTAAGCACGATCTGTTTTCTATAGACAGATTCATAAGTAGATACGGAGATCTAGGGGTTTTACACCCTGATATTAGCGTAAAAGTGACATTTTACGACTGTATAGAAAAAAGAGAAATATCAGAAGAAGAGTTTGACACCGCAAGCGATCATCAGAGGTACTTCATTAATTACAATGAGGTACTTCCTCTTTTTGACATTGGGTTATTTCAGAATATGACCGCCCAAATCTTTGCAGATTGCTCGTATGATTTCAGAATGCAACTGAAAAAATATTTGCTGTCAATCAAAGATGCAACAACTAAAAAAATGAATATTTATGAAGTAAAACGACATTTAATTGATATTGGCGAGATTTTATCAGCATTAAAGGCGCTTGATTCCACCAATATTATTCAGAAAGAAGCTATAAGTCTTTTCTTAGAGCAGTATCAAGATGAAATCAGTTATTTAGATGGGATGTACATGGAATACTTTGAAGCCCATTCCGGCGAAGCCGAAATGGCAAATAATCAGGTATTAAAATCTATCTTAGATCGGATAATTGCTCAGAAAATAGAGGGTATAACATTAAAAGTGAATTCTATTGACGAAAGAATATCTGAAGAAGTTCTTTCAATAAAAGAAGCACGTAAGTTCTTGGGTTTAACAGAAACAACATTCTGGAGAATGCGAAAAGGCGGGGTCGTGAAAGAATATATGATAGGTTCAAAGACTTATTTTAAAAAATCAGAGCTTTTAGACCTCTTAGTTCCTACTAATTAA
- a CDS encoding UvrD-helicase domain-containing protein: MQLEILSDTLIDTNHHFKVSAGPGAGKTFWIVSHIKNVIQNSTILTSAKKILCITYTNTAAETIQSRLGTSSLQVEVLTIHSFLYTHIIKPYLSFISDEYDFDVSKLNGHDDTILSNYQFLQEWKEKTGQKRIKEDDQILTAFQKMRWRFDNNDLIVKPDYPIKINGYSIKNDSYFEYKKMAWKKGVLHHDDVLFFSLQILKKFPFVSKIISSKFPYIFIDEFQDSNPIQISIVKKLARLSTVGVIGDVAQSIYEFQGAEPGQFQTFNLVNNKNYYLNHNRRSSNEIIDFLNKIRNDFKQQYHRNISFPKPILFVGDMVKALKQAKINCPGEDIHTLSWDNLTSNAMKAEINGSTLDKELLNNLRQIDSNFHRGNLIFHCINAIALAKEAKFKEAINILEKYLTYKNDKFGGRKKALRYLTILLKNFDKYKGGTLLELSNFVRENLDDQLTKVTSGKVKTFYESYSFQSLLLCVNIAEDNSLNRTIHKAKGAEFTNVLLIIKDQKGLEFIYNPDLANKEEHRLYYVAVSRAQNRLFICVPTLDTEIETLLQDIISIQKV; the protein is encoded by the coding sequence ATGCAATTAGAAATTTTGTCAGACACCTTAATTGACACTAACCACCATTTTAAAGTCTCGGCTGGTCCTGGAGCCGGGAAAACGTTTTGGATCGTTTCCCATATTAAAAATGTAATTCAAAATTCGACTATATTGACTTCGGCAAAGAAGATCCTTTGCATTACATATACCAATACTGCTGCCGAAACAATTCAAAGTAGACTTGGCACTTCTTCACTTCAAGTAGAAGTCTTGACTATTCACAGTTTTCTTTACACTCATATAATCAAACCTTATTTGTCCTTTATTTCAGATGAATACGATTTTGATGTAAGTAAACTAAATGGGCATGATGACACAATTCTATCCAATTATCAATTTTTACAGGAATGGAAAGAAAAAACAGGCCAAAAGAGAATTAAGGAAGACGACCAAATACTAACAGCTTTTCAAAAAATGCGATGGAGATTCGATAATAATGATCTTATTGTAAAACCAGACTACCCGATAAAAATAAATGGATACTCAATAAAAAATGATTCTTATTTCGAGTATAAGAAAATGGCATGGAAAAAAGGAGTTCTTCATCATGATGATGTGCTATTTTTTTCATTGCAAATTTTAAAAAAATTCCCTTTCGTTTCGAAAATAATTTCCTCAAAGTTTCCATACATATTTATTGATGAATTTCAGGACAGCAATCCCATACAGATTTCAATAGTTAAAAAACTTGCAAGGTTATCAACTGTAGGGGTGATTGGCGATGTAGCACAATCAATATATGAGTTTCAAGGCGCAGAGCCAGGACAATTTCAAACCTTTAATTTAGTCAACAATAAAAACTATTACTTAAACCATAATAGAAGAAGCTCAAATGAAATCATTGATTTCCTTAACAAAATAAGAAATGATTTTAAACAGCAATATCATAGAAACATATCTTTTCCTAAACCTATTTTATTTGTTGGCGATATGGTTAAGGCTCTAAAGCAGGCCAAAATAAACTGTCCTGGAGAGGATATCCATACGTTGTCATGGGATAACCTTACATCAAATGCAATGAAGGCAGAGATTAATGGCTCCACATTAGATAAAGAACTTTTAAACAATCTTAGACAAATTGACTCAAATTTCCATAGAGGAAATTTAATCTTCCATTGTATAAATGCAATAGCGCTTGCGAAAGAGGCAAAATTTAAGGAAGCCATCAATATTCTGGAAAAGTACCTAACATATAAAAATGACAAATTTGGGGGTAGAAAAAAGGCACTACGGTACTTAACTATACTACTCAAAAACTTTGATAAATATAAAGGAGGTACCCTTTTAGAATTATCCAACTTCGTAAGGGAGAATTTAGATGATCAATTGACTAAAGTCACATCGGGGAAAGTCAAAACCTTTTATGAATCATATTCATTTCAAAGCCTCCTTTTATGTGTCAATATTGCAGAAGACAACAGTTTAAACAGAACGATTCACAAAGCTAAAGGAGCAGAATTTACAAATGTACTCCTCATCATAAAAGATCAAAAGGGTCTTGAATTCATTTATAATCCAGATTTAGCCAACAAAGAAGAGCATCGACTATACTATGTTGCGGTAAGCAGGGCACAGAATAGGCTATTTATTTGCGTACCGACCTTAGACACAGAAATAGAAACTCTTTTGCAGGATATTATTTCAATTCAAAAAGTATGA
- a CDS encoding RES domain-containing protein yields the protein MRLRTLLQNKIFQLPLIQTKQGNFKNFITKELRNFLDLVDTLDEEYIDPDLHIDVGFVKNTQKAVIENLILCIEEYYNGNPHKAYHYFCTVINSDYKDLSFILNYKTYEPNESFFRIRLSDNNYPYKKEEMFHIPFELRNKVSTQRFSIPGFPSLYLGRTIYICWEELRRPNIDKIQTIRFKNVRPIKLLDLTPPNKECDDINELYRFFMTFPLIMCCSVKVKDVTDTFKPEYIVPQLLLQWVRNNELVEGIQYKSTHISAKVFNNNAELINIVLPVKSNKEKGICKELIKYFESTDVLSWNLYQFATGATPAFYSMAEAEIMNKKIPQLEIIEGKTLPYFDSTLGMLEFVLENSQTKPYFPITSQLQ from the coding sequence ATGAGACTCAGAACATTATTACAAAATAAGATTTTCCAACTTCCATTAATCCAGACTAAGCAGGGAAACTTCAAAAACTTTATTACTAAAGAATTAAGGAATTTTTTAGATCTGGTAGATACGCTTGATGAAGAGTATATAGATCCTGATTTACATATAGATGTAGGTTTTGTAAAAAATACACAAAAGGCAGTGATTGAAAATCTGATACTTTGCATTGAAGAATATTATAATGGCAATCCCCACAAAGCATATCATTATTTCTGTACCGTAATAAATAGTGATTATAAGGACCTTTCATTCATCTTAAATTATAAAACATACGAGCCGAATGAAAGTTTTTTTAGGATAAGGTTAAGTGATAACAATTATCCCTATAAAAAGGAGGAAATGTTTCATATTCCTTTTGAATTAAGAAATAAAGTTTCTACACAACGGTTTAGCATTCCTGGATTTCCAAGCTTATACTTAGGAAGGACAATTTACATATGTTGGGAGGAACTAAGACGGCCGAATATTGATAAGATCCAAACTATCCGTTTTAAGAATGTTAGGCCTATAAAGCTTTTAGATTTAACACCACCCAATAAAGAATGTGATGACATTAATGAACTTTACAGATTCTTTATGACCTTTCCCTTAATTATGTGTTGCAGTGTAAAGGTCAAAGATGTAACCGATACCTTTAAACCGGAGTATATTGTTCCACAATTATTATTGCAGTGGGTAAGAAACAATGAATTGGTTGAAGGCATACAATATAAATCCACACATATTTCGGCTAAGGTATTTAACAACAATGCAGAATTAATTAATATAGTTCTACCTGTAAAATCAAATAAGGAAAAAGGAATTTGCAAAGAACTCATAAAATATTTTGAAAGTACAGATGTACTCTCCTGGAATTTATATCAGTTCGCCACGGGTGCAACTCCTGCATTTTACAGTATGGCTGAGGCAGAAATCATGAATAAAAAAATCCCACAACTAGAAATTATTGAAGGTAAGACTCTCCCCTATTTCGATTCAACTTTGGGTATGCTTGAATTTGTTTTAGAAAACAGCCAGACAAAACCTTATTTTCCGATTACCAGCCAATTACAATAA
- a CDS encoding site-specific integrase translates to MDSLKGMITGYRTQLINTHQPISAEGIIRFIKGEDIPKNKLLEEFIEHNNEIKALVEKKQYAEGTYTKYTTTFNHVTEFIKLKYRREDLQFRELNYEFIKDFDHFLRTIKECNSNTTSKYIGNLKKIVLRGVAKDYIPKDPFKLFKGLRVVVDKEPLTKRELWRLQNKDFETERLAVVRDVFVFQCYTGLAYIDVYKLQSIDIKEGNDGQTWIMIRRQKSKSKSHVPLLPQALEILQRYKEHPLCKSSGSALPVRSNQKMNEYLKEIATLCEISTDLCTHTARRTFASTVALNNGVPINVVKEMLGHHSVRQTEHYTVTEQETIGREMKVLEKKLAGDLKPGDLRRKIGIRMIICKGWFW, encoded by the coding sequence TTGGATTCTCTGAAAGGAATGATCACCGGTTACCGAACCCAGCTCATTAATACTCATCAACCTATTTCTGCCGAAGGAATAATCAGATTTATAAAAGGAGAGGATATTCCTAAAAATAAACTTCTGGAAGAATTCATTGAGCATAACAACGAAATAAAGGCACTCGTTGAAAAAAAACAATATGCAGAAGGAACTTATACCAAGTATACAACAACCTTTAATCATGTAACAGAATTTATAAAATTAAAGTACAGAAGAGAAGACCTCCAGTTCCGGGAGCTTAATTATGAATTTATAAAAGATTTTGATCATTTCCTTAGAACTATCAAGGAGTGTAATAGTAATACGACCAGTAAGTATATAGGGAACTTAAAAAAAATTGTTCTTCGTGGTGTGGCTAAGGACTACATTCCTAAAGATCCGTTTAAATTATTTAAAGGTCTTAGGGTTGTTGTAGATAAGGAACCGCTGACCAAAAGGGAGCTTTGGCGGCTTCAAAATAAAGATTTTGAAACAGAAAGACTTGCGGTCGTTCGTGATGTTTTTGTTTTTCAATGTTATACTGGTCTTGCCTATATTGATGTTTATAAACTTCAGTCGATTGATATTAAGGAGGGAAATGATGGGCAGACCTGGATCATGATCAGAAGACAAAAGTCCAAGTCTAAGTCTCATGTACCACTTCTTCCACAAGCATTAGAAATTCTTCAAAGGTATAAAGAGCATCCTTTATGTAAATCAAGTGGATCAGCTCTTCCTGTTAGGTCTAATCAAAAGATGAATGAGTACCTCAAAGAAATAGCTACCTTATGTGAGATATCCACGGATTTGTGTACTCATACAGCCAGGCGTACTTTTGCAAGTACTGTGGCACTGAATAATGGGGTACCTATAAATGTGGTTAAGGAAATGCTAGGACATCATTCTGTAAGACAAACGGAACATTATACTGTTACTGAGCAAGAGACCATTGGCCGAGAAATGAAGGTGCTGGAGAAAAAGCTTGCAGGTGATCTAAAGCCAGGAGATTTGCGAAGAAAAATTGGAATCCGGATGATAATCTGTAAAGGCTGGTTCTGGTGA
- a CDS encoding ATP-dependent nuclease: protein MYIANIKLINFRNFENSNIEFNDGVNVIIGHNNAGKSNLLNALSLVLDNQKSKKLDIDDFYKLISIDELKEAPPKISIELTLRKGEYETSDDLVTISTWLTKLDENYEAKLTYEFFLPEKHQETYKKQIKDLPEGSNQRQDIWDCIKHNFLRLYVNKIWAGNIVNQATADSEALQKFDFQFLDAIRDVQRDMLTGKNTLLRDVLDFFMDYDIKSDPAKTDEQKYTEIKDRKNAFSKKAQELILDLDKRIEAGKREILSYAKDTGASFNNATPNFEGSISESELYSVLKLIVEYETGIKIPATRNGLGYNNLIFMSLLLAKMQVNSDAAYLDSNAKVFSLLAIEEPEAHLHPAMQYKFLKFLDQNKNRRKVRQVFVTSHSTNITSAVTLNEIICLHTDKDGKTIVGYPSKTFVADDGGFIEESKKYVERFLDASRSDMLFGQKVLFVEGLAEQLLMSVLANYQDSSIEDHHISIINIGGRYFKHFLYVFNANRDYTIGKKIVCLTDRDPERKNKTIKNGSYKGCYPYEFNIDTVTYDYKQNLFCEDYKPGSHPNITVYTQDQKLGKTFEYDLAFHNPSLKLLLTDSIQNKQELEILMDLYDKEESTLEDFFTILRDSSENERIIESIQLNTTFNLDEKKRSIIASRYLNSIGKGENALELAIVLKENLKQKGTDDYKEIVLPEYIKQAITELCN, encoded by the coding sequence ATGTACATTGCAAATATAAAGCTCATAAATTTTAGGAATTTTGAAAATTCGAATATTGAATTCAACGACGGTGTAAATGTAATTATCGGCCATAATAATGCTGGTAAATCAAATTTACTTAATGCTCTATCGCTAGTCCTAGATAATCAAAAATCCAAAAAATTAGACATTGATGACTTTTATAAACTTATATCAATTGATGAGCTTAAGGAAGCGCCACCTAAAATATCCATAGAGCTAACTTTAAGAAAAGGTGAATATGAAACTTCTGATGACCTCGTTACCATTTCAACCTGGCTAACCAAACTAGACGAAAATTACGAGGCCAAATTAACATACGAATTCTTTTTGCCAGAAAAGCATCAAGAAACCTATAAGAAGCAGATTAAAGATTTACCAGAAGGATCAAATCAAAGGCAGGATATTTGGGATTGTATAAAACACAATTTTCTGCGCCTATATGTAAATAAGATCTGGGCCGGGAATATAGTAAACCAAGCAACCGCAGATTCAGAGGCTTTACAAAAATTTGACTTTCAATTCCTGGATGCGATCAGAGATGTCCAACGGGATATGCTGACCGGCAAAAATACTTTGCTTAGAGATGTTTTAGATTTCTTTATGGATTACGACATAAAAAGCGATCCGGCAAAAACTGATGAACAAAAATATACTGAAATAAAAGATCGAAAAAATGCTTTCTCAAAAAAAGCTCAGGAATTAATTTTAGATTTAGACAAAAGAATTGAGGCGGGAAAGAGAGAAATTCTTTCATACGCAAAAGACACAGGAGCTTCCTTTAATAATGCAACGCCAAACTTTGAGGGTAGTATTTCAGAATCAGAATTATATAGTGTTCTTAAGTTAATTGTTGAATATGAAACAGGCATAAAAATTCCTGCAACTCGAAATGGTTTAGGTTACAACAATCTAATTTTCATGTCCTTGCTACTTGCAAAAATGCAGGTAAACAGTGATGCAGCTTATTTAGATAGTAACGCAAAAGTATTCTCACTATTGGCTATTGAAGAACCAGAAGCACATTTGCATCCTGCAATGCAATACAAATTCCTTAAGTTTTTAGATCAAAACAAAAACAGACGCAAAGTAAGACAAGTGTTTGTAACCAGTCATTCCACAAATATCACCTCCGCTGTAACCCTTAATGAAATTATTTGTTTACACACTGATAAAGATGGAAAAACTATTGTAGGATATCCATCCAAAACTTTTGTTGCCGACGATGGTGGCTTTATTGAAGAAAGCAAAAAATATGTTGAAAGATTTTTAGACGCCAGTCGATCTGACATGCTCTTTGGCCAAAAGGTTTTATTTGTGGAAGGCTTAGCCGAGCAGCTATTAATGTCGGTTTTAGCAAACTATCAAGATTCTTCAATCGAAGATCACCATATAAGCATCATTAATATTGGAGGAAGATACTTTAAACACTTTCTTTATGTATTTAATGCCAACAGAGATTACACGATTGGAAAAAAAATAGTCTGCTTAACTGATCGCGATCCTGAAAGAAAAAACAAAACAATAAAGAATGGAAGTTATAAGGGATGTTATCCATATGAATTCAACATTGACACAGTGACGTACGATTACAAACAAAACTTATTCTGTGAGGACTATAAGCCTGGTAGCCATCCCAATATTACAGTATATACCCAAGATCAAAAATTAGGTAAAACTTTCGAGTATGATCTCGCATTTCATAATCCGTCTTTAAAGCTTTTGCTTACAGATTCCATACAAAATAAACAAGAGCTTGAAATACTAATGGATCTATACGATAAAGAAGAATCAACATTGGAAGATTTTTTTACGATATTAAGAGATAGTTCAGAAAATGAAAGAATTATAGAAAGTATTCAACTTAATACAACATTCAACCTAGATGAAAAAAAGAGATCAATAATAGCCTCCCGATATCTAAATTCAATTGGCAAAGGTGAAAATGCTTTAGAACTAGCAATAGTTTTAAAGGAAAACCTAAAGCAAAAAGGAACAGACGATTATAAAGAGATTGTATTACCGGAGTATATTAAACAAGCTATAACTGAATTATGCAATTAG
- a CDS encoding RES family NAD+ phosphorylase, producing the protein MAKKICSHCVTEPYLNQCILEEGKMNKCSFCKNEGRTFDLEKITRMVKSTLKRHFERTASEPTDRENLIQNLLKEEWERKGEKLQNIIEDQFRIRYEAAQEIADDLIESENHLNDYDSGENFDDEPHYIEKEITDGQWSSEWDQFTNILKTESRFFNQKLESFLASIFENLNSIITSNSQSVLTKIGPNKEIKSLYRARVFQSRDKLLHALEKPEIHLGPPPSEYASDGRMNARGISVFYGATDKETAIAEVRPPTNSTVAVAKFNLVRTLQLLDLRNLEKTTERISIFSPQYQEKMEKAKFLSKLSSMLTRPIMPDDEVFEYLPTQAIADYLSSQTNIDIDGIIFPSVQGEGTNIVLFKKSSKVNSYKLPTGTETEVRDYEDHEYGGWSNYSIIDWVPKTINTKKRITPKSKIKGLENGALEIDMESIEIHDIGKVKYPTISHRVNRKRIEDPYIETGSQRLRP; encoded by the coding sequence ATGGCAAAAAAAATATGTTCCCATTGTGTAACTGAGCCGTATTTGAATCAATGTATTCTTGAAGAAGGCAAAATGAATAAATGTTCGTTTTGTAAAAACGAAGGTCGAACTTTCGACTTAGAAAAGATAACAAGGATGGTAAAGTCTACTTTAAAAAGACATTTCGAAAGAACGGCCAGTGAACCTACTGATCGAGAAAATTTAATACAAAACCTGCTTAAAGAAGAATGGGAACGAAAAGGCGAAAAGCTGCAAAATATTATTGAGGATCAATTTAGGATTCGCTATGAAGCGGCACAAGAGATTGCTGATGATTTAATCGAAAGTGAAAATCATCTAAATGATTATGATAGTGGAGAGAATTTTGATGATGAGCCACATTATATTGAAAAAGAAATTACGGATGGCCAATGGTCGAGTGAGTGGGATCAGTTTACAAATATTCTAAAAACAGAATCCAGATTTTTCAATCAAAAACTCGAAAGCTTTCTGGCTTCTATTTTTGAAAATCTAAATTCAATAATAACATCAAACAGCCAATCTGTTCTAACGAAAATTGGACCGAACAAAGAAATAAAAAGTTTATATCGTGCAAGGGTCTTTCAGTCAAGGGACAAGCTTCTCCACGCATTAGAAAAACCAGAAATTCATCTTGGCCCACCCCCATCCGAATACGCATCGGATGGAAGAATGAATGCAAGAGGAATATCAGTCTTCTATGGTGCAACAGATAAGGAAACTGCAATAGCTGAAGTAAGACCACCAACCAATAGCACAGTCGCAGTAGCAAAATTTAACTTGGTCCGCACCCTTCAGCTTTTAGATTTAAGGAATTTGGAGAAAACAACAGAAAGAATAAGTATATTCAGCCCACAATATCAAGAGAAGATGGAAAAAGCTAAATTTCTATCTAAATTAAGTTCAATGTTAACACGGCCTATAATGCCGGATGATGAGGTATTTGAATATCTACCAACGCAGGCAATTGCAGATTATCTTTCCTCTCAAACGAATATTGATATAGATGGAATTATTTTCCCATCTGTACAAGGTGAGGGTACGAATATCGTCCTTTTTAAAAAATCATCAAAAGTCAATTCTTACAAGCTTCCTACGGGAACAGAAACTGAAGTCAGGGATTACGAAGACCATGAGTATGGTGGCTGGAGCAACTATTCAATTATAGACTGGGTACCCAAAACAATAAATACAAAAAAAAGGATTACTCCTAAATCTAAAATTAAGGGATTAGAAAATGGAGCATTAGAAATTGATATGGAAAGTATAGAAATTCATGATATTGGAAAAGTAAAATATCCAACCATCTCACATAGGGTTAATAGAAAAAGAATTGAGGATCCATATATTGAAACAGGTTCCCAAAGACTAAGACCATAA
- a CDS encoding metallophosphoesterase, producing the protein MKIQIASDLHLEFEDNRKFLRQNSLQPKGDILLLPGDIVPFYELKKYRDFFLFCSDHFESTYWVPGNHEYYYSDLNERIGCFKEEIEKNVYLVNNCCISYHGVQFVFSTLWSLISKTNSWHIQNGLSDYRCIKDGNNLFTVFRSNQLFEESLSFLKTTLASSNNEKCIVVTHHIPTFDKYPLDFENSIFNEAFATDLNHLISTHRIDYWIYGHHHRNMTEFLVGKTKLITNQLGYVKYGEHIDFKDDFIINV; encoded by the coding sequence ATGAAAATTCAAATAGCATCAGATTTACATTTGGAATTTGAGGACAATAGAAAGTTCCTCAGGCAGAATTCTTTGCAACCAAAGGGTGATATTCTTTTATTGCCCGGAGATATTGTTCCTTTTTATGAATTGAAAAAGTATCGTGATTTCTTTTTGTTTTGCTCTGACCATTTTGAAAGTACTTATTGGGTTCCTGGAAATCATGAATATTATTACTCAGATTTAAATGAGCGCATTGGATGCTTCAAAGAAGAAATTGAAAAGAATGTTTACTTAGTGAATAATTGTTGTATTTCTTATCATGGAGTTCAATTTGTGTTTTCAACATTGTGGAGTCTTATTTCAAAGACAAATAGTTGGCACATTCAAAACGGATTAAGTGATTATCGTTGTATAAAAGATGGAAATAACTTATTTACTGTGTTCCGCTCTAATCAATTATTTGAGGAGAGCTTAAGTTTTTTAAAAACAACATTAGCTTCCTCTAATAACGAAAAATGTATTGTTGTAACCCATCATATCCCTACTTTTGATAAATATCCTCTTGATTTTGAAAATAGCATTTTTAATGAGGCCTTCGCCACAGATTTAAATCATCTGATCAGTACCCATAGAATAGATTATTGGATCTATGGACATCATCATCGAAATATGACTGAATTTCTAGTTGGTAAAACTAAATTGATAACCAACCAACTTGGGTATGTAAAGTATGGAGAACACATTGATTTTAAAGATGATTTTATTATAAATGTATAA
- a CDS encoding phage integrase SAM-like domain-containing protein yields the protein MIKIKYYVRGESDEGKIPIHIRVTNGRAFDLKARTKETCLLSDWDSETGLMKERYYSEVKGRMVERRDAQTRVAVLNSKNVNTRLRDLESRIEDSFKENEGISFNTQWLKDIISPPVVEENNIPDDFIAYCDIFIEQKKHSISRSYIIKINTIKSIIAEFLKHYKRRVLKLCDINMQFGVDFESFSLEVMGYSKNYIERNLKFIKTIAYHAEMNGIELNPQIKNIKSRGEKTVFQVLSFEELDQLENTDIEEGSLQDARDWLLISCYTGQRVSDFMRFSTDMISSSINKNGDEVYFLNFVQQKTQNTIHLPIHRKVLGILDKRKGNFPKGMSEQHYNELIKRVCKDAGIDELCYGGVNNNGRKVFKEYPKYELVTSHIGRRSFASNHYGRIPTPLLMTATGHGTEQMFLKYIGKIDNQKSNALADYFYG from the coding sequence ATGATAAAAATCAAATACTACGTCAGAGGAGAATCTGACGAAGGGAAAATCCCTATTCACATTCGGGTAACGAATGGAAGAGCTTTCGACCTGAAAGCTAGAACTAAAGAAACTTGTCTACTGTCAGATTGGGACAGTGAAACAGGATTGATGAAAGAAAGATACTATTCAGAAGTAAAGGGAAGAATGGTTGAAAGACGTGATGCCCAAACCAGAGTAGCTGTACTTAATAGCAAGAATGTCAATACAAGGCTTCGAGATCTGGAGAGCAGGATTGAGGACTCTTTCAAAGAAAATGAAGGTATTTCATTCAATACACAATGGCTCAAAGATATTATCAGCCCTCCTGTGGTTGAGGAAAACAATATTCCTGATGATTTTATAGCGTATTGCGATATTTTTATTGAACAGAAGAAACATAGTATCAGCAGGTCTTATATTATTAAGATCAATACAATTAAAAGTATTATTGCGGAATTCCTGAAACATTATAAGAGAAGAGTTTTGAAACTTTGCGATATTAACATGCAGTTCGGAGTTGATTTTGAAAGCTTCTCTCTAGAAGTAATGGGCTATAGCAAGAATTATATCGAACGTAATTTAAAATTCATCAAGACAATAGCCTATCATGCGGAAATGAACGGTATTGAGTTAAACCCTCAAATTAAAAACATTAAGTCCAGAGGAGAGAAGACTGTTTTTCAAGTATTAAGCTTTGAGGAATTGGATCAGCTTGAAAACACGGATATAGAAGAAGGAAGTTTGCAGGATGCTCGAGACTGGCTCCTTATATCATGCTATACTGGTCAACGAGTATCGGATTTCATGAGATTCAGCACTGATATGATTAGTTCATCCATAAACAAGAATGGGGATGAGGTGTACTTCTTAAATTTTGTCCAACAAAAGACTCAAAACACGATCCACCTCCCTATACACCGAAAAGTTTTAGGCATCCTTGATAAGCGAAAGGGTAATTTCCCTAAAGGAATGTCGGAACAGCATTATAATGAACTTATAAAAAGAGTATGTAAAGATGCGGGTATAGACGAACTATGCTACGGTGGCGTTAATAACAACGGAAGAAAGGTGTTTAAGGAGTACCCGAAATATGAACTCGTGACAAGTCATATAGGAAGAAGGAGTTTCGCAAGTAATCATTACGGAAGAATTCCAACACCTCTATTGATGACAGCGACAGGTCACGGAACTGAACAAATGTTTTTAAAATATATAGGAAAAATTGATAACCAAAAATCAAATGCATTAGCAGATTATTTTTATGGATAA